The Halanaerobium praevalens DSM 2228 genome contains a region encoding:
- a CDS encoding flagellar protein FlaG — protein MESISNRQIHNNNSNNQNTRVNRNDNSDRKPESLREKQEYSEQELEDEVRESVKDVNEIVDKVKEGLSFQIHEDTEKMMVKVVDLNTDEVIKELPPEEMLDLQARIHEMVGILIDETV, from the coding sequence GTGGAATCTATTTCCAACCGTCAGATTCATAACAATAACAGTAATAATCAAAACACTAGAGTTAATAGAAATGATAATAGTGATCGCAAGCCTGAGTCTCTTCGAGAAAAACAGGAATACTCCGAGCAAGAACTTGAAGATGAAGTCAGAGAATCAGTTAAAGATGTAAACGAAATAGTAGATAAAGTAAAAGAAGGACTTTCCTTCCAGATTCATGAAGATACAGAAAAGATGATGGTTAAGGTAGTTGATTTAAATACAGATGAAGTAATTAAAGAACTACCTCCAGAAGAAATGCTTGATTTACAAGCACGAATTCATGAAATGGTAGGAATCTTAATAGATGAGACGGTTTAG
- the flgL gene encoding flagellar hook-associated protein FlgL, with protein MRINTNIAALNSYNQLKNTQSSLSKSLERLSSGKRINKAADDAAGLAISEKMMSQTRGLSMAQRNAQDGISMIQTAEGALKESHSILQRMRELSVQAANDTNTAGDREEIQKEVDELVNELDRISNTTEFNTKKLLNGDLGTAVNTAVANVNENDSLKSGGSNIASGSTVVSLQDSDDNNLGIAAGDTVELSYVKGDDTVTESITIASGTAVTALTSADITTSVASGTLTFTAANTGVSDAVNGVTMTVKNASGEVKSAATDALSNFQETTKAADVRTDGTATFQIGANSSQSLSLDIENMSSSNLGVAGVKVETQSQANASITALDKAIQKVSAERSKLGSKQNRLDHTINNLNTAEENLTAAESRISDVDMAKEMMSFTKSQILSQAGTAMMAQANQLPQGVLQLLG; from the coding sequence ATGAGAATTAACACAAACATTGCTGCGTTGAATTCATACAACCAGCTAAAAAACACACAGAGTAGTTTAAGTAAATCGTTGGAGAGACTTTCTTCAGGTAAAAGAATTAATAAGGCGGCTGATGATGCTGCGGGTCTTGCTATTAGTGAAAAAATGATGTCTCAAACTAGAGGTTTGTCAATGGCGCAAAGAAATGCTCAGGATGGCATTTCAATGATTCAGACTGCTGAGGGTGCTCTTAAAGAGTCGCACTCAATTCTACAGCGTATGAGAGAACTTTCTGTACAGGCTGCTAATGATACAAACACCGCTGGTGATAGAGAAGAAATTCAGAAAGAAGTAGATGAATTGGTTAATGAATTAGATAGAATTTCAAATACTACTGAATTTAATACTAAGAAATTATTAAATGGTGATTTAGGAACTGCAGTAAATACTGCTGTAGCAAATGTTAATGAAAACGATAGCTTGAAATCCGGAGGTTCTAATATTGCCTCTGGTTCTACTGTTGTTAGCTTACAAGATTCTGATGATAATAACTTAGGTATTGCTGCTGGAGATACTGTTGAATTATCTTATGTAAAAGGTGATGATACTGTTACAGAAAGTATTACTATTGCTTCTGGAACAGCTGTTACTGCCTTAACATCAGCGGATATAACTACTTCAGTAGCTTCAGGTACTTTAACATTTACAGCTGCTAATACTGGTGTATCAGATGCCGTTAATGGAGTAACTATGACTGTCAAAAATGCTTCTGGAGAAGTTAAATCTGCTGCAACTGATGCTCTTTCAAATTTCCAAGAAACAACAAAAGCAGCCGATGTGAGAACTGATGGAACAGCTACTTTCCAAATTGGAGCAAACTCATCTCAAAGTTTATCATTAGATATTGAAAACATGAGTTCTAGTAATTTGGGAGTGGCTGGAGTAAAAGTTGAAACTCAATCACAAGCAAATGCTTCTATTACTGCTTTAGATAAAGCTATTCAAAAAGTTTCTGCAGAAAGATCTAAATTGGGTTCTAAACAAAACAGATTAGATCATACAATTAATAACTTAAACACAGCTGAAGAAAACTTAACAGCTGCTGAATCAAGAATCTCTGATGTAGATATGGCTAAAGAAATGATGAGCTTTACTAAGTCACAGATCTTAAGTCAGGCTGGTACAGCTATGATGGCTCAAGCTAATCAGTTACCACAGGGAGTACTTCAGTTACTCGGTTAA
- the flgL gene encoding flagellar hook-associated protein FlgL, with translation MRVTNSMMVQNMLDHLKNNMGDLNDLNEQLSSGKLFQTPSDAPIKVSESMNYKSQLNRNSQFQRNLNQAENWLNTTESALKSGTKVIQRARELTIKTANDSLTSGDRKMVAKEMKELRDELIDISNAKLGDSYIFSGQKTDAKPFEVVDNGIDNYVKYNGDTSKVARRLNENVEMDINLNGHEVFKDEIESINKIYNQLEDESISGEDIGNNLSEMDDSINKYAELRAEVGGKLQRTGNVIDRLEANEIHIKSLKSKNEDADLAEVITNLKMEETVYRASLASGSRIMQQSLVDFIR, from the coding sequence ATGAGAGTTACAAATTCAATGATGGTTCAAAATATGTTAGATCATCTTAAAAATAATATGGGAGATTTAAATGACTTAAATGAACAATTGAGTTCAGGTAAGTTATTCCAGACACCTTCTGATGCTCCAATTAAAGTTTCAGAAAGCATGAATTACAAATCACAGTTAAATAGGAATTCTCAGTTTCAGCGGAATCTTAACCAAGCAGAGAATTGGTTAAACACAACTGAGAGTGCTCTTAAAAGTGGGACAAAGGTTATTCAGAGAGCAAGAGAATTAACAATTAAAACTGCTAATGATTCTTTGACTTCTGGTGATCGAAAAATGGTGGCAAAAGAAATGAAAGAATTAAGAGATGAGCTAATAGATATTTCTAATGCTAAACTTGGTGATAGTTATATTTTCTCAGGCCAAAAAACAGATGCAAAACCTTTTGAAGTTGTTGATAATGGCATTGATAATTATGTGAAGTATAATGGAGATACAAGTAAGGTAGCCAGAAGATTAAATGAAAATGTAGAGATGGATATTAATCTTAATGGGCATGAGGTTTTTAAAGATGAAATAGAGAGCATTAATAAAATATATAATCAACTAGAAGATGAGAGTATTTCAGGTGAGGATATAGGTAATAACTTATCTGAAATGGATGATTCAATTAATAAATATGCTGAGTTAAGAGCAGAAGTTGGTGGAAAACTTCAGCGGACTGGAAATGTTATTGATAGATTAGAAGCAAACGAAATTCATATTAAAAGCTTAAAGTCTAAAAATGAAGATGCTGATCTAGCAGAAGTAATTACTAATTTAAAAATGGAAGAAACGGTTTATAGAGCTTCTTTAGCTTCTGGATCAAGAATTATGCAGCAGTCATTAGTAGATTTTATTAGATAA